Proteins encoded within one genomic window of Oncorhynchus nerka isolate Pitt River linkage group LG17, Oner_Uvic_2.0, whole genome shotgun sequence:
- the LOC115145221 gene encoding jupiter microtubule associated homolog 2-like, whose amino-acid sequence MTSTNMFSGLDNGAKPSSRVLRPPGGVSSDLFGGYEGEAAASRRPHKMASNLFAPPEPQGVIRRTNPPGGKSSGIFGSPDAPAEQRRPVPPGGNTSNIIWGLESAPPSDKAHSNKPKDNISVGESPMPIPEPPAPLPKESPAKEVKEENVASPPPTPTKAAVETAPAPSAKKPEACLSELSLKDHEPHLGPRPRSHNKVLNPPGGKSSVVFY is encoded by the exons ATGACTTCGACGAACATGTTTTCAGGACTCGATAATGGCGCAAAGCCAAGTTCAAG AGTCCTGCGTCCCCCCGGAGGTGTCTCCAGCGACCTGTTCGGTGGATATGAGGGAGAAGCAGCTGCTTCGAGACGGCCCCACAAGATGGCCTCCAACCTTTTCGCCCCACCAGAGCCCCAGGGTGTCATCAGGCGAACCAACCccccag GTGGTAAAAGCAGTGGGATATTTGGTTCTCCAGATGCCCCAGCTGAGCAACGGAGACCCGTACCCCCAGGCGGCAACACCAGCAACATCATCTGGGGGCTAGAGAGCGCCCCTCCCTCTGACAAAGCCCATTCCAACAAGCCAAAG GACAACATTTCTGTGGGTGAAAGTCCCATGCCCATACCTGAGCCCCCAG CTCCTCTTCCGAAGGAGAGCCCGGCCAAGGAGGTGAAGGAAGAGAACGttgcctcccctccccccactCCCACCAAAGCAGCGGTGGAGACTGCGCCTGCTCCCTCAGCCAAGAAGCCAGAGGCCTGCCTTAGTGAGCTCTCACTGAAGGACCACGAGCCCCACCTCGGCCCCCGCCCCCGCTCCCACAACAAGGTCCTTAACCCCCCGGGAGGGAAGTCTAGTGTGGTGTTCTACTGA